A single region of the Mycobacterium lentiflavum genome encodes:
- a CDS encoding MCE family protein produces the protein MITARVRVALAMAATALIASGCGTNGLASLPLPAPGLGSGGYTLTAVFSNALNLPMNAKVKLAGADVGQVEAMVARNYTAVTTLRIRNGVRLPRGSTAELRTATPLGDVFVALKPPADDPADDPMLRGGDTIGLDSTAAAATVESVLSSAAILVNGGAVRNFTNIINGFGKATGDQGQAFGELIRKSNQLVATLDARSDQISGALTELSRLADQLDAKDAAITDLMTAARPAVSALADNTTQLSDLAVQVGNTSRLLARFPSIGGTDTSGRSIIGDLNTIAGAANDVAVSPDTSFYAINRMIPPLVKSTSGSAISVHVGVDKLILGSLPDIGYPGDIGLHGPHHYNMNLLVGTLKYTLWRLQERVVGRGPNAPQVPVMPDPNIPGQIDIAPGPPLPAPGPPP, from the coding sequence ATGATCACCGCCCGCGTCCGCGTCGCGCTGGCCATGGCGGCCACGGCGCTGATCGCCTCCGGATGCGGCACGAATGGTCTTGCCAGCCTGCCTCTTCCGGCTCCGGGGCTGGGTTCGGGCGGATACACCTTGACCGCGGTGTTCTCCAACGCGCTGAACCTTCCGATGAACGCGAAGGTGAAGCTCGCCGGCGCCGACGTCGGGCAGGTCGAAGCGATGGTCGCACGCAACTACACCGCGGTCACCACGCTGCGGATCAGAAACGGGGTGCGGCTGCCCCGCGGCAGTACCGCCGAATTGCGCACCGCCACACCGCTGGGCGACGTGTTCGTGGCCCTGAAGCCACCCGCCGACGATCCCGCCGACGATCCGATGCTGCGGGGCGGCGACACCATCGGCCTGGATTCGACAGCCGCGGCAGCGACCGTCGAATCGGTTCTGAGCTCGGCGGCGATCCTGGTCAACGGCGGAGCGGTGCGCAATTTCACCAACATCATCAACGGTTTCGGGAAGGCCACCGGTGATCAGGGCCAGGCGTTCGGTGAGCTGATCCGCAAGTCCAACCAACTGGTCGCAACGCTCGACGCCAGATCCGACCAGATCTCGGGCGCGTTGACCGAATTATCCCGTCTGGCAGACCAACTCGACGCCAAGGACGCCGCCATCACCGACCTGATGACCGCGGCCCGGCCCGCCGTCTCCGCCCTGGCCGACAACACCACCCAGCTGTCGGATCTAGCGGTGCAGGTGGGCAACACCTCCCGGTTGCTGGCCAGATTCCCGTCGATCGGGGGCACCGACACCAGCGGCCGCAGCATCATCGGTGACCTCAACACGATTGCCGGGGCCGCCAACGACGTTGCCGTGAGCCCGGATACCAGCTTTTACGCGATCAACCGGATGATCCCCCCATTGGTCAAATCGACGTCAGGGAGCGCGATTTCGGTGCACGTGGGCGTCGACAAGCTGATCCTCGGATCGCTGCCCGACATCGGATATCCCGGCGATATCGGGCTACACGGGCCGCACCACTACAACATGAACCTTCTCGTCGGCACCCTGAAATACACCCTGTGGCGCTTGCAAGAACGCGTGGTCGGGCGGGGGCCGAACGCACCGCAGGTTCCCGTCATGCCCGATCCGAACATCCCGGGCCAAATCGATATCGCCCCCGGTCCTCCCCTGCCCGCGCCGGGACCGCCACCGTGA
- a CDS encoding MlaD family protein produces MADSSVWQRLRKRPLESYNTTWMGSIAVAVVAAVIGAMLAVHALGAGYRHYTAEFLQAAALRAGNPIVVAGIPVGEVTSMKLDGDHVEAGLKIRDNIVLGKDSRATIKVTTILGSRYLSVQPNGSAALPHGTFDLAHTEVPYDLQSALQDATTTFEQVDSDRFAQSLAVLGKQLEGLPAVVPQAMTNIRSLSSIIAVRRDQLGQLLGSTERVTNTLRRQQAGLGNLINQGQDLLGQFVARRAVFHAMMQSLTNIVDTMSQIVVTDRSGLDSLIADMRDFTAMMAKHDDLLSNLLQISPIFFREATNLTGEGNAINFNANNVPLVDSWMCAISGRAKQFGMVQYFKDCK; encoded by the coding sequence GTGGCTGATTCGTCGGTCTGGCAGCGGTTGAGGAAGCGTCCGCTGGAGAGCTACAACACCACCTGGATGGGGTCTATCGCCGTCGCGGTGGTGGCTGCCGTGATCGGCGCCATGCTGGCGGTGCACGCGCTCGGTGCCGGCTACCGGCACTACACCGCCGAATTTCTGCAGGCCGCCGCACTGCGGGCCGGCAATCCGATCGTCGTCGCGGGGATCCCGGTCGGCGAAGTCACCAGCATGAAACTCGACGGCGACCACGTCGAGGCCGGACTGAAGATTCGCGACAATATCGTGCTGGGCAAGGATTCTCGAGCCACGATCAAGGTCACCACGATCCTGGGATCGCGTTATCTCTCGGTGCAGCCCAACGGCTCGGCGGCGCTGCCCCACGGCACCTTTGACCTCGCGCACACCGAGGTTCCCTACGACTTGCAATCCGCATTACAGGATGCCACCACGACGTTCGAGCAGGTCGACTCCGACCGGTTCGCGCAATCGCTTGCCGTGCTGGGCAAGCAACTCGAGGGCCTGCCCGCGGTGGTGCCACAGGCGATGACGAACATTCGATCGCTGTCGTCCATCATCGCGGTGCGACGCGACCAACTGGGTCAGCTGCTGGGAAGCACCGAACGAGTGACCAACACGTTGCGGCGCCAGCAGGCCGGCCTCGGCAATCTGATCAACCAGGGACAGGACCTGCTGGGCCAATTCGTCGCGCGGCGAGCCGTTTTCCACGCGATGATGCAATCGCTGACCAACATCGTCGACACCATGAGCCAGATCGTGGTCACCGACCGGTCGGGTCTTGACTCGCTGATCGCCGACATGCGCGACTTCACCGCCATGATGGCCAAGCACGACGACCTGCTGAGCAACCTGCTGCAAATCAGCCCAATCTTCTTCCGTGAGGCCACCAACCTCACCGGCGAGGGCAACGCAATCAATTTCAACGCCAACAACGTCCCGCTCGTCGACTCGTGGATGTGCGCCATCAGTGGCCGCGCCAAGCAGTTCGGGATGGTCCAATACTTCAAGGACTGCAAGTGA
- a CDS encoding MCE family protein, whose protein sequence is MASKIRARAVATIAALMLVTAAVGVGWWYLAPDQDSITVTAQFDSASGLYQGNVVAVLGMPVGKITKINAKGGYVEVEFTVDRHVKVPATAQAVTVSTSILTDRQIELTPPYHGGPVLENHDTIGLTRTKTPVEFSRVLSVLDKVTKSLEGDGRGGGPVADVLNNGTLVIEGNGGQIKSALDELSRALRLSSDGGAATREQITTIVKNISSLFDAVAANDGKLREFASTIHQVSQIMADEDIGGGSTGRRFDQLVQRAGELLDANRDTIKTSLLHGNKMLTMVTNQRRDLAELLDVAPMLADNAYNMIDRANGAVRARFLTDRLVFDSQYTKEICNLMGLRQLGCSTGTIQDFGPDFGLTYVLDGMAAMGQK, encoded by the coding sequence ATGGCGTCGAAGATCCGGGCCAGGGCAGTGGCTACCATCGCGGCCCTGATGTTGGTGACCGCGGCCGTCGGGGTCGGCTGGTGGTACCTGGCGCCCGATCAGGACAGCATCACGGTGACGGCCCAATTCGACAGCGCCTCAGGACTTTACCAGGGCAATGTGGTCGCGGTACTGGGAATGCCGGTGGGCAAGATCACCAAGATCAACGCCAAGGGCGGCTACGTCGAAGTCGAATTCACCGTCGATCGCCACGTCAAGGTCCCCGCTACCGCCCAAGCCGTCACCGTGTCCACCTCGATCCTCACCGACCGGCAGATCGAACTCACGCCGCCCTACCATGGCGGTCCCGTCCTGGAGAACCACGACACCATCGGCTTGACCCGGACCAAGACCCCCGTCGAATTCAGCCGGGTGCTCAGCGTTCTCGACAAGGTCACCAAGTCGCTCGAGGGAGACGGCCGTGGCGGCGGCCCCGTCGCCGACGTACTGAACAACGGGACCTTGGTTATCGAAGGCAACGGCGGGCAGATCAAATCGGCGCTCGACGAGCTGTCCCGGGCGCTGCGCCTGTCCAGCGACGGCGGCGCGGCGACCCGCGAGCAGATCACCACGATCGTCAAGAACATCAGCTCGCTGTTCGACGCGGTGGCCGCCAACGACGGCAAGCTGCGCGAATTCGCTTCCACCATTCACCAAGTCAGCCAGATCATGGCCGACGAGGATATCGGCGGCGGCAGTACCGGACGAAGATTCGACCAGCTGGTGCAACGAGCCGGCGAGCTGCTCGACGCCAACCGGGACACCATCAAGACGAGTCTGCTCCACGGCAACAAGATGCTGACGATGGTGACCAACCAGCGCCGCGACCTCGCCGAGCTCCTCGATGTGGCGCCGATGCTGGCCGACAACGCCTACAACATGATCGACCGCGCCAACGGTGCCGTGCGCGCCCGTTTCCTCACCGACCGATTGGTGTTCGACAGCCAATACACCAAAGAGATCTGCAACTTGATGGGCCTTCGGCAACTCGGATGCAGCACCGGAACGATCCAGGACTTCGGACCGGATTTCGGGTTGACCTACGTATTGGACGGCATGGCCGCGATGGGGCAGAAATGA
- a CDS encoding MlaD family protein yields MIAGAANVVVKVVRAAHRQQVWLSVAGLVLTLVVGTAYLLIGALRVTPFASSYRVTVQLPESGGLLPNQDVALRGVRIGRVESLQITDSGVNAIASISSKVRVPANSVARVSALSPAGEQYIDLLAESDAGPYLHDGSLIALAHTSVPVSLAQLLGDADGMLAQVDRRKVELIKKELSLSAEGPAKLAAIVDGGTFLLSTLDSVLPQTTSIIKTSRVVLTLTSDKNAGLASTATELNRTLSGVARMQAGYRRLTAQTPQTLSAVDNLFSDNSDTMVQLLGSMATMSQLLYQRVPALNALFPDYRGSVLDAVSSAFHDQGVWAIADLYPRYVCDYGTPAHPPSAADYYEPFMYTYCRDTDPAVSIRGAKNAPRPGGDDTAGPPPGADLGRRTDPTPKGRFTIPTPYGGPPLPIEPPH; encoded by the coding sequence GTGATCGCCGGAGCCGCCAACGTCGTGGTCAAAGTGGTGCGCGCCGCGCACCGCCAACAGGTCTGGCTGTCGGTGGCCGGACTGGTGCTCACCCTGGTGGTCGGAACCGCTTACCTGCTGATCGGGGCGTTGCGGGTGACACCGTTCGCGTCGTCCTACCGGGTCACCGTCCAGCTACCGGAATCCGGTGGCCTGCTGCCCAATCAGGATGTGGCGTTGCGTGGCGTGCGGATTGGCCGCGTCGAGTCGTTGCAGATCACCGACAGCGGAGTCAATGCGATCGCCAGCATCTCGTCGAAGGTGCGGGTTCCGGCCAACAGCGTCGCGCGCGTGTCGGCGCTCTCACCGGCCGGCGAGCAGTACATCGACTTGCTAGCCGAATCCGATGCCGGGCCGTATCTGCACGACGGCAGCCTGATCGCACTGGCCCACACCAGTGTTCCGGTCAGCCTGGCGCAATTGCTCGGTGACGCCGACGGGATGCTGGCCCAGGTCGATCGCCGCAAGGTCGAGCTGATCAAGAAGGAACTGAGCCTGAGCGCCGAGGGTCCGGCGAAGCTGGCCGCCATCGTTGACGGCGGCACGTTCCTGTTGTCGACACTCGATTCGGTGCTGCCCCAAACCACCAGCATCATCAAGACCAGCCGGGTGGTACTCACCCTGACGAGTGATAAGAACGCCGGATTAGCTTCCACCGCAACCGAACTCAACCGGACGTTGTCCGGGGTTGCGCGCATGCAGGCCGGCTACCGGCGGCTGACCGCGCAGACACCGCAGACGCTGTCGGCGGTCGATAATTTGTTCTCCGACAATTCCGACACGATGGTGCAGCTGCTGGGCAGCATGGCCACCATGTCGCAATTGCTCTACCAGCGGGTGCCGGCACTGAACGCGCTGTTCCCCGACTATCGCGGCTCGGTGCTGGACGCGGTGTCGAGCGCCTTCCACGACCAGGGAGTCTGGGCAATCGCCGACCTCTACCCCCGCTACGTGTGCGATTACGGGACGCCCGCGCACCCACCGTCGGCCGCGGACTACTACGAGCCGTTCATGTACACCTATTGCCGCGACACCGACCCCGCCGTGTCGATCCGCGGGGCCAAGAACGCGCCGCGTCCGGGCGGCGATGACACCGCCGGTCCGCCGCCAGGAGCGGACCTGGGGCGCCGAACCGACCCAAC